In the genome of Streptomyces sp. NBC_00259, the window TGGACACACTCGAGGAGGCTTTCGCGCTGGTCGTGGCGAGTCTTCCCGAGGGCGGCGAGTAGGCCACTGACGAGACGAAGGAGGACTGTGACGCGGGCTGCGGAGATCGTGGCCGCCGAGTGGAGCGAGTCCTCGCGTACGGCGATGACGTCGTCGATCCCGCCGTGCCCCGTGCCCCGTGCCGCGTACGCGCAGCCACGGCGTCGTGTGCGGATGGGTTCGCACACGAGACGCTCTTGGCAGCGCCTCACTACGGCTTGATCGACGGCTTCCCGCGGTCTGCTGGGTCATTCTGCTGCCTTTGGGATCCCTTTGGGGTGACAGGGGCGGGCCTTTTCACCTCGGGTGATGGGTCCACAGGCGTCCGCGTCGATCGGGCCAGCACTGCGGCGCAGTACGAGGCCACCTTGGCGGGGCTGCCCGCCGCTTCCTCCAGGCGCTGCCGTACGGCGCTGTCGGCAGGGGTGTCTGTCTGTGCCGGTTTCCCATAGGCGCGGCAGTGGGCCGCCTCGTCCTTTGCTGTGGGCGGTCGTTCAGCGGTGCGTTTGTCGTCCCCGGCCGGTGGAGCGGATGGTTCAGTTCCGCTCTTGGGTTCGGCCGTAGGTGACGAGGAGACAGGTGACGGGGACGATGCCTGACTTGGAGGTGACGGGGTGGGCTTCTCGGAGGGCGAGGGAATTGCTCCGGTGGCCATGGCCACGCCGCCCAGCAGTACGCCACCGACGAGAGCACCGGCGCCGGCTCTGATCCAGCGTCTGCGCCGCGGGGGCTCGGCAGCACGCCAATCGTCGACCGGGCGGGTGGGGAGGCTCAGAGCGTGTTCGTCACGAGCCGCACGGAACGCGGCCAGAACGTGCTCGGGTGTCCGCGGAGGGGAGGATGCCGTACGAGCGGCGGCGGTCAGGACGTCGTCGACTGTTGCCGATGTAGCCGACTGCTGTTCCTCCTCGCGGCGCACGGCGTCTCCAGATCGGTTGGCGGTCATCTTGCATCTCCCAGCGGTCGGGAGTCGGAATTCGTCACATGCTCGCTGCTGGGCACCGAGAGTTGTCGGGCGAGCCGTTTCAGGCCGCGGTGCACGGCGGAGCGGACTGCGCCGGGGCGTTTGCCCATGACGCGCGCCACGGCAGGCCCGTCGAGGCCGATCACCGTCTGGAGAAGTATGGCCTCCGCCTGCTGGCGAGGAAGCGTGTAGATCAGAGCGAGGGCCCGTTCGGTGGAGAGTCTCTCGAATGCCTCAGAGGCTGTGTCCTGGTGGCCCGGAAGGCCTACGAGGTCATCGTGTTCCAGATGGGCCGGGCGCGGACGGCTCTTGAGCCGGCGGAGGTGATCGAGGGCCCGGTGCCGGGCGATGGTCGCGGTCCAGGCCCGAAAGCCGGCTCCGTCGCCGCGAAAGCGGCTCAGGTCGCGCGCGATCTCGAGCCATGCGTCGGAAGCCACGTCCTCGGCATCCTCACCGACCATTCCACGCAGGAACCTCAGCAAGGGCGGCTGAACAAGTTGGTACGCCGTCGAGAAGGCGGCTTCGTCACCGCTCTGCGCTCGCGCTACCGCCTCTCCGAGTTCATCGTCGTACGCCTCTGGCTTGCGCCCGCCGTCCCCACCCTTGGCCACGCGTCCCTCTTCGTTCCGCTCCCACGACACACGGGTGCCGTACGTAACCCCCATCCATGCCAGCGACAGGAGCGAACAGAATGTCACTCCTCACCGGCTCGCGCGTGGTTGGCGGTGACCCGGTCGAGCATCCATGAGGCGGTCCGGATGCAGCGTCATGGGCCGAGCGCATGGGTCCCGGCAGTCACGTCCTCCGGCGGATCGAGGGCCTGATGGCCCCGGAGCACGGCGACGAGCCAACGCCCGCACACCTGGGTGACAGTGATCTGCGTCACCGCAGCCCGTTCCCGCGTGATGTTTACCCGGTGGGGCGCGCTGGGACGTGCGGGCCGTCCTGTGAAGGCGTGCCTCATGTGACATTTCGTCTGTGGCCTTTGCCGGCCTTCTGTGGGGTGGATACATCGTGAGTCGTCGCACGTCGCATGCGTACAGACCACTGAGCTTGAAACGGCGGACGTGGCTGACGCTCGCAGCGGTGGTCGTGGGAGGCGGAGGCGTGGTGACGTACGCCGTCGCCAGCCCCTCGGACCTCGGTGCGCAGGGCCGGGCCAAGCGGCCGGTGAAGGTCTACGACCTCACGCTGAAGGGGACCGCAGGCGGCAAGCGGGAGCTGCCGCGTACGGACACGGAGCAGTTCTCGCTGGTCGGTGTGTCCTGGACAGGGGCCGTCAAACAGCTCGACGGCACGGCGCAGGTCCGCACGCGTGGCCTGGAAGGCGGTGAGTGGAGTGCCTGGCGGGACCTGGAAGTGAACGTCGACCCGCCGGAGGACCCCGAGGCCGGGATGCGCGGCGCGTCCGAGCCACTGTGGGTCGGTCCCTCGAACGGCGTCGAGGCCCAGGTGGTGCACGAGGACGGCACCACGGGCGCGCTGCCCAAGGGACTGAAGGTCAACCTGGTCGACCCCGGTGTGGTGACCGCCGCCGAGACACAGGCGACCGAGCCGGCGGCGTTCGTCGCCGAGGAGAGCAGCCCGGCGGCCACTCCCGCCGATTCCACCACTCCCGCCGACGGTGCGACCGCGACGCCGACCGACGACCGGACCGACACGTCCCCGGCACCCGGCGATCCCGCGTCCCCGGCACCCGGCGATCCCGCGTCCCCGGAGCCGACCGACCCCACGGCCACGGCGACACCCACCGGTTCGGCATCCCCCTCGGCTTCGGCAAGTGCGTCCCCGAGTCCGTCGGCCACCACGCCTTCCGCGCCGCCGTCGACCGTGCCCAAGCCGCCGATCACCTCGCGTGCCGGCTGGGGCGCGGACGAGTCGCTCAGCCCCGACCCTTCCGAGTACAACGCCGACGTGAAGGCCGTCTTCGTCCATCACACCACCGGGGCCAACGACTACTCCTGCGCCGACTCGGCGTCCCTCGTGCGGGGCATCCACGCGTACCACACGCAGGTCAGCGGCTGGAACGACGTCGGCTACAACTTCATCGTCGACAAATGCGGCACCGTCTTCGAGGGCCGCAAGGGCGGCGAGGACCTGCCGGTGCTCGGCGCCCACACCTACGGCTGGAACCGGGAGTCCACCGGCATCGCGGTACTCGGTGAGCACACCTCCACCAGCGCCTCCAACGCCGCCCTGGCCTCCGTCGCCCGCGTGGCGGCCTGGAAGCTCGGCCAGTACGGAGCCGACCCGGCCGGCACCGTCCAGCTCAAGGCCGGGGCGACCCAGAAGAACTACCTCGGAGCCGCCTTCACCGCGGGCACCACGTACACGTTCAACCGGATCTCCGCACACCGAGACGGCTTCAACACCGAGTGCCCCGGCAACTCCCTCTACCCCCAGCTGCCGACCATCCGCACTTGGGCCGCCGGCCCCGTACAGGGCTTGAAGGTCACCTCGATCACCGGCGCGGGCCTGTCGGGCTCGACGTACTACACCAAGGGCGCCATCACCACGCGCTGGACGGCGACCACCCCGGCCGCACTCATCTCCACGTACGAGCTGCTGGTCGACGGCAAGGTAGCGGCCACCGCCGCCGGTACGGCCGGCTCCGCGAACGCGACCCTGGCGGTGGGCAGCCACACGGTCGCCGTGCGGGCCGTGCACCAGTCCGGAAGGACCACGACCAGTGCCGCGCTGACCGTCGTGGCCGACACCACCGCGCCCACCTTCACCACCACGCCGAAGCTGGCCCTGCGAGCCGGAACCGTCAACACCACCGCCGTCCCGGTCACCCTCACCTGGAAGGCCGCAGACGACAAGGCGCTGCGCGAGGTGAAGCTGCTGTCCCCGACCACGGCCACGTTCGGTCCGACCACCACCACCTCCAGCCGCACCGCCAAGTCCGGCACCGCCGGCACCTGGTCGATGGGGGCCTACGACCTCGCCGGCAACTACCGCACGTCGTCTGCCGCCTACACCCCCGTGATCCTGCAAGAGAGCTCCGCCACCAGGTCCGGCAGCTGGACGACCCGCTCCTCCACCAGCTATCTCGGCGGTACGTCCTACTCCAGCGGCTCCAAGGGCGCCGCCCTCACCTGGACCTTCACCGGCCGCTCCGCCTCCTGGGTGGTCTCCAGGGCCACCAGCTCGGGTCAGGCCTATGTCTATGTCGACGGCGTCAAGGTCAGCACGGTCGACCTGAAGTCCTCCACCACGCTCTACCGGCAGGCGATCTGGACCAAGACCTGGACCAGCAGCGCCAAGCACACCGTCAAGATCGTCGTCGTCGGTACCAGCGGCCGACCCACCATCACCACCGACGGCCTCGTCTACATCAAGTAGTCCCACGCCCATGCCTCGGGGAGCTGCCCCGAGGCCGCATGAGGATTCGTCAGCATCC includes:
- a CDS encoding RNA polymerase sigma factor, producing the protein MAKGGDGGRKPEAYDDELGEAVARAQSGDEAAFSTAYQLVQPPLLRFLRGMVGEDAEDVASDAWLEIARDLSRFRGDGAGFRAWTATIARHRALDHLRRLKSRPRPAHLEHDDLVGLPGHQDTASEAFERLSTERALALIYTLPRQQAEAILLQTVIGLDGPAVARVMGKRPGAVRSAVHRGLKRLARQLSVPSSEHVTNSDSRPLGDAR
- a CDS encoding N-acetylmuramoyl-L-alanine amidase — translated: MKRRTWLTLAAVVVGGGGVVTYAVASPSDLGAQGRAKRPVKVYDLTLKGTAGGKRELPRTDTEQFSLVGVSWTGAVKQLDGTAQVRTRGLEGGEWSAWRDLEVNVDPPEDPEAGMRGASEPLWVGPSNGVEAQVVHEDGTTGALPKGLKVNLVDPGVVTAAETQATEPAAFVAEESSPAATPADSTTPADGATATPTDDRTDTSPAPGDPASPAPGDPASPEPTDPTATATPTGSASPSASASASPSPSATTPSAPPSTVPKPPITSRAGWGADESLSPDPSEYNADVKAVFVHHTTGANDYSCADSASLVRGIHAYHTQVSGWNDVGYNFIVDKCGTVFEGRKGGEDLPVLGAHTYGWNRESTGIAVLGEHTSTSASNAALASVARVAAWKLGQYGADPAGTVQLKAGATQKNYLGAAFTAGTTYTFNRISAHRDGFNTECPGNSLYPQLPTIRTWAAGPVQGLKVTSITGAGLSGSTYYTKGAITTRWTATTPAALISTYELLVDGKVAATAAGTAGSANATLAVGSHTVAVRAVHQSGRTTTSAALTVVADTTAPTFTTTPKLALRAGTVNTTAVPVTLTWKAADDKALREVKLLSPTTATFGPTTTTSSRTAKSGTAGTWSMGAYDLAGNYRTSSAAYTPVILQESSATRSGSWTTRSSTSYLGGTSYSSGSKGAALTWTFTGRSASWVVSRATSSGQAYVYVDGVKVSTVDLKSSTTLYRQAIWTKTWTSSAKHTVKIVVVGTSGRPTITTDGLVYIK